In Spea bombifrons isolate aSpeBom1 chromosome 12, aSpeBom1.2.pri, whole genome shotgun sequence, the following proteins share a genomic window:
- the AP2A1 gene encoding AP-2 complex subunit alpha-1 isoform X2, with product MPAVSKGDGMRGLAVFISDIRNCKSKEAEIKRINKELANIRSKFKGDKALDGYSKKKYVCKLLFIFLLGHDIDFGHMEAVNLLSSNKYTEKQIGYLFISVLVNSNSELIRLINNAIKNDLASRNPTFMCLALHCIANVGSREMAEAFASEIPRILVAGDTMDSVKQSAALCLLRLYKTSPDLVPMGEWTSRVVHLLNDQHMGVVTAAVSLITCLCRKNPDDFKTCVSLAVSRLSRIVSSASTDLQDYTYYFVPAPWLSVKLLRLLQCYPPPEDAAVKGRLVECLETILNKAQEPPKSKKVQHSNAKNAILFEAISLIIHYDSEPNLLVRACNQLGQFLQHRETNLRYLALESMCTLASSEFSHEAVKTHIETVINALKTERDVSVRQRAADLLYAMCDRTNAKQIVSEMLSYLETADYSIREEMVLKVAILAEKYAVDYSWYVDTILNLIRIAGDYVSEEVWYRVIQIVINRDDVQGYAAKTVFEALQAPACHENMVKVGGYILGEFGNLIAGDPRSSPLVQFNLLHSKFHLCSVSTRALLLSTYIKFINLFPETKTTIQDVLRSDSQIRNADVELQQRAVEYLKLSSIASTDVLATVLEEMPPFPERESSILAKLKKKKGPGAVSELDDTKKDQNAEVNGGVEPTASSASTPSPSADLLGLRSAPVTASAAPGSTNLLVDVFDTPPASVSVAPGAEDHFLSSGSAVSEDPALPIAEADELLNKFVCKNNGVLFENQLLQIGVKSEFRQNLGRMYLFYGNKTSVQFQSFTPTVSCPEDLQNQLNIQTKPVTPVIEGGAQVQQMLNIECLADFDDSPLINIKFRYGGTLQNITLKLPITMNKFFQATEMPSQDFFQRWKQLSLPQQEAQKIFKANHPMDSEVTKAKLLGFGSALLDKVDPNPDNYVGAGIIQTKSVQVGCLLRLEPNIQAQMYRLTLRTSKEAVSKHLCELLSMQF from the exons ATGCCGGCGGTGTCCAAAGGTGACGGGATGCGGGGACTGGCCGTGTTCATCTCCGACATCAGGAACT GTAAAAGTAAAGAAGCTGAAATTAAGAGAATCAACAAGGAGTTGGCCAACATACGGTCCAAGTTTAAGG GAGACAAAGCCCTGGACGGATACAGTAAAAAGAAGTATGTCTGCAAGCTCCTCTTCATCTTCCTCCTGGGCCACGACATCGACTTCGGACACATGGAAGCCGTGAACTTACTGAGTTCCAACAAGTACACGGAGAAGCAGATC GGCTACCTCTTCATATCCGTGCTGGTGAACTCCAACAGCGAACTCATTCGCCTCATCAACAACGCTATCAAAAACGACCTGGCGAGCCGGAACCCGACCTTCATGTGTCTGGCGCTGCACTGTATCGCCAACGTGGGCAGCCGAGAAATGGCCGAGGCCTTCGCGTCCGAGATCCCGAGGATACTAGTCGCCGG AGACACCATGGACAGCGTGAAGCAGAGCGCCGCTCTCTGCCTGCTCCGACTCTACAAGACGTCCCCTGATCTGGTGCCGATGGGGGAATGGACGTCCCGCGTGGTTCATCTGCTTAACGATCAGCACATG GGAGTGGTGACGGCCGCTGTCAGTCTCATCACCTGCCTCTGCAGGAAGAACCCCGATGACTTCAAGACCTGCGTGTCGCTGGCGGTCTCCAGGCTGAGCCGG ATTGTCTCATCAGCTTCCACAGACCTGCAGGATTACACGTATTATTTCGTCCCCGCTCCTTGGCTCTCTGTGAAGCTTCTTCGTCTGCTCCAGTGCTACCCCCCTCCAG AGGACGCTGCTGTGAAGGGCCGGCTAGTCGAATGTCTGGAGACCATCTTAAACAAAGCCCAGGAGCCCCCGAAATCAAAGAAGGTCCAACATTCCAACGCTAAGAATGCTATTCTTTTTGAAGCGATCAGCCTGATTATCCACTATGACAG CGAACCGAACCTGCTGGTCAGAGCCTGCAACCAGCTCGGCCAGTTCCTGCAGCACCGCGAGACCAACCTGCGCTACCTGGCCCTGGAGAGCATGTGCACGCTGGCCAGCTCCGAATTCTCCCACGAGGCCGTGAAGACGCACATTGAGACCGTCATCAATGCCCTAAAG ACGGAGCGAGACGTCAGCGTGAGGCAGCGGGCCGCGGATCTCCTTTACGCCATGTGCGACCGGACCAACGCCAAGCAGATCGTCTCGGAAATGCTCAGCTACCTGGAAACGGCCGACTATTCCATACGAGAGGAGATG GTTCTGAAAGTCGCCATCTTGGCCGAGAAATACGCCGTGGACTACAGCTGGTACGTAGACACCATTCTGAATCTGATCCGCATTGCCGGGGACTACGTAAGCGAAGAAGTCTGGTACCGGGTGATCCAGATCGTCATCAACCGGGACGATGTACAAGGTTACGCCGCGAAAACGGTCTTTGAG GCTTTGCAGGCCCCTGCGTGCCACGAAAACATGGTGAAGGTGGGGGGCTACATTTTGGGCGAGTTCGGCAACCTTATCGCAGGAGACCCCAGGTCAAG CCCCTTGGTACAGTTCAACCTGCTTCATTCCAAGTTCCATTTGTGCAGCGTGTCCACCAGGGCGCTCCTCCTCTCGACCTACATCAAGTTCATTAACCTCTTTCCCGAGACCAAGACGACCATCCAAGACGTTCTCCGCTCCGACAGCCAGATCAGGAACGCGGACGTCGAGCTGCAGCAGAGGGCGGTGGAATACCTGAAGCTCAGCTCCATCGCCAGCACGGATGTCCTG GCTACGGTCCTGGAGGAGATGCCTCCGTTCCCTGAGCGCGAGTCCTCCATCCTGGCCaagttgaagaagaagaagggacCGGGGGCGGTCAGCGAGCTCGACGACACAAAGAAAGATCAGAACGCTGAAGTCAACGGAGGGGTTGAGCCTACAGCCAGCTCCGCG TCCACACCTTCGCCGTCGGCGGACCTCCTCGGCCTGCGAAGCGCCCCCGTGACCGCGTCCGCCGCGCCCGGTTCCACTAACCTGCTGGTTGATGTATTTGACACCCCGCCTGCTTCCGTGTCTGTAGCCCCCGGTGCCGAGGATCACTTCCTAAG TTCTGGTTCCGCTGTCTCTGAGGATCCTGCTTTGCCGATCGCCGAGGCCGACGAACTCCTAAACAA GTTCGTCTGCAAGAACAACGGAGTCCTGTTTGAGAATCAGCTTTTACAAATCGGCGTCAAGTCAGAATTCCGCCAGAACTTGG GACGGATGTACTTGTTTTATGGAAACAAAACGTCGGTGCAGTTCCAGAGCTTTACCCCGACTGTCTCCTGTCCGGAGGATCTGCAGAAT CAGCTCAACATCCAGACAAAGCCCGTCACTCCGGTCATAGAAGGAGGTGCTCAGGTCCAGCAAATGCTGAACATTGAATGCTTGGCCGACTTTGACGACTCCCCTCTCATCAACATTAAGTTCAG GTACGGAGGGACGTTACAAAATATCACCCTGAAGCTGCCCATCACCATGAACAAGTTCTTCCAGGCCACCGAGATGCCGTCGCAGGACTTCTTCCAGCGCTGGAAGCAGCTCAGTCT CCCCCAGCAAGAGGCACAGAAGATCTTCAAAGCCAACCACCCCATGGACTCTGAAGTGACGAAAGCTAAG CTGCTGGGCTTCGGCTCGGCCCTGCTAGACAAGGTGGATCCCAACCCAGATAATTATGTCGGAGCCGGGATCATCCAGACCAAGTCTGTCCAAGTGGGCTGCCTGTTGCGCCTAGAACCAAACATCCAAGCTCAG ATGTACCGGCTCACCCTGAGAACCAGCAAGGAAGCCGTTTCCAAACACTTGTGCGAGTTGTTATCGATGCAGTTTTAA
- the AP2A1 gene encoding AP-2 complex subunit alpha-1 isoform X1, with amino-acid sequence MPAVSKGDGMRGLAVFISDIRNCKSKEAEIKRINKELANIRSKFKGDKALDGYSKKKYVCKLLFIFLLGHDIDFGHMEAVNLLSSNKYTEKQIGYLFISVLVNSNSELIRLINNAIKNDLASRNPTFMCLALHCIANVGSREMAEAFASEIPRILVAGDTMDSVKQSAALCLLRLYKTSPDLVPMGEWTSRVVHLLNDQHMGVVTAAVSLITCLCRKNPDDFKTCVSLAVSRLSRIVSSASTDLQDYTYYFVPAPWLSVKLLRLLQCYPPPEDAAVKGRLVECLETILNKAQEPPKSKKVQHSNAKNAILFEAISLIIHYDSEPNLLVRACNQLGQFLQHRETNLRYLALESMCTLASSEFSHEAVKTHIETVINALKTERDVSVRQRAADLLYAMCDRTNAKQIVSEMLSYLETADYSIREEMVLKVAILAEKYAVDYSWYVDTILNLIRIAGDYVSEEVWYRVIQIVINRDDVQGYAAKTVFEALQAPACHENMVKVGGYILGEFGNLIAGDPRSSPLVQFNLLHSKFHLCSVSTRALLLSTYIKFINLFPETKTTIQDVLRSDSQIRNADVELQQRAVEYLKLSSIASTDVLATVLEEMPPFPERESSILAKLKKKKGPGAVSELDDTKKDQNAEVNGGVEPTASSASTPSPSADLLGLRSAPVTASAAPGSTNLLVDVFDTPPASVSVAPGAEDHFLSDLDPPPESPASLLADAAQPSDSGSAVSEDPALPIAEADELLNKFVCKNNGVLFENQLLQIGVKSEFRQNLGRMYLFYGNKTSVQFQSFTPTVSCPEDLQNQLNIQTKPVTPVIEGGAQVQQMLNIECLADFDDSPLINIKFRYGGTLQNITLKLPITMNKFFQATEMPSQDFFQRWKQLSLPQQEAQKIFKANHPMDSEVTKAKLLGFGSALLDKVDPNPDNYVGAGIIQTKSVQVGCLLRLEPNIQAQMYRLTLRTSKEAVSKHLCELLSMQF; translated from the exons ATGCCGGCGGTGTCCAAAGGTGACGGGATGCGGGGACTGGCCGTGTTCATCTCCGACATCAGGAACT GTAAAAGTAAAGAAGCTGAAATTAAGAGAATCAACAAGGAGTTGGCCAACATACGGTCCAAGTTTAAGG GAGACAAAGCCCTGGACGGATACAGTAAAAAGAAGTATGTCTGCAAGCTCCTCTTCATCTTCCTCCTGGGCCACGACATCGACTTCGGACACATGGAAGCCGTGAACTTACTGAGTTCCAACAAGTACACGGAGAAGCAGATC GGCTACCTCTTCATATCCGTGCTGGTGAACTCCAACAGCGAACTCATTCGCCTCATCAACAACGCTATCAAAAACGACCTGGCGAGCCGGAACCCGACCTTCATGTGTCTGGCGCTGCACTGTATCGCCAACGTGGGCAGCCGAGAAATGGCCGAGGCCTTCGCGTCCGAGATCCCGAGGATACTAGTCGCCGG AGACACCATGGACAGCGTGAAGCAGAGCGCCGCTCTCTGCCTGCTCCGACTCTACAAGACGTCCCCTGATCTGGTGCCGATGGGGGAATGGACGTCCCGCGTGGTTCATCTGCTTAACGATCAGCACATG GGAGTGGTGACGGCCGCTGTCAGTCTCATCACCTGCCTCTGCAGGAAGAACCCCGATGACTTCAAGACCTGCGTGTCGCTGGCGGTCTCCAGGCTGAGCCGG ATTGTCTCATCAGCTTCCACAGACCTGCAGGATTACACGTATTATTTCGTCCCCGCTCCTTGGCTCTCTGTGAAGCTTCTTCGTCTGCTCCAGTGCTACCCCCCTCCAG AGGACGCTGCTGTGAAGGGCCGGCTAGTCGAATGTCTGGAGACCATCTTAAACAAAGCCCAGGAGCCCCCGAAATCAAAGAAGGTCCAACATTCCAACGCTAAGAATGCTATTCTTTTTGAAGCGATCAGCCTGATTATCCACTATGACAG CGAACCGAACCTGCTGGTCAGAGCCTGCAACCAGCTCGGCCAGTTCCTGCAGCACCGCGAGACCAACCTGCGCTACCTGGCCCTGGAGAGCATGTGCACGCTGGCCAGCTCCGAATTCTCCCACGAGGCCGTGAAGACGCACATTGAGACCGTCATCAATGCCCTAAAG ACGGAGCGAGACGTCAGCGTGAGGCAGCGGGCCGCGGATCTCCTTTACGCCATGTGCGACCGGACCAACGCCAAGCAGATCGTCTCGGAAATGCTCAGCTACCTGGAAACGGCCGACTATTCCATACGAGAGGAGATG GTTCTGAAAGTCGCCATCTTGGCCGAGAAATACGCCGTGGACTACAGCTGGTACGTAGACACCATTCTGAATCTGATCCGCATTGCCGGGGACTACGTAAGCGAAGAAGTCTGGTACCGGGTGATCCAGATCGTCATCAACCGGGACGATGTACAAGGTTACGCCGCGAAAACGGTCTTTGAG GCTTTGCAGGCCCCTGCGTGCCACGAAAACATGGTGAAGGTGGGGGGCTACATTTTGGGCGAGTTCGGCAACCTTATCGCAGGAGACCCCAGGTCAAG CCCCTTGGTACAGTTCAACCTGCTTCATTCCAAGTTCCATTTGTGCAGCGTGTCCACCAGGGCGCTCCTCCTCTCGACCTACATCAAGTTCATTAACCTCTTTCCCGAGACCAAGACGACCATCCAAGACGTTCTCCGCTCCGACAGCCAGATCAGGAACGCGGACGTCGAGCTGCAGCAGAGGGCGGTGGAATACCTGAAGCTCAGCTCCATCGCCAGCACGGATGTCCTG GCTACGGTCCTGGAGGAGATGCCTCCGTTCCCTGAGCGCGAGTCCTCCATCCTGGCCaagttgaagaagaagaagggacCGGGGGCGGTCAGCGAGCTCGACGACACAAAGAAAGATCAGAACGCTGAAGTCAACGGAGGGGTTGAGCCTACAGCCAGCTCCGCG TCCACACCTTCGCCGTCGGCGGACCTCCTCGGCCTGCGAAGCGCCCCCGTGACCGCGTCCGCCGCGCCCGGTTCCACTAACCTGCTGGTTGATGTATTTGACACCCCGCCTGCTTCCGTGTCTGTAGCCCCCGGTGCCGAGGATCACTTCCTAAG CGACTTGGACCCGCCCCCTGAGAGTCCTGCTTCTCTATTGGCCGATGCAGCCCAGCCTTCAGA TTCTGGTTCCGCTGTCTCTGAGGATCCTGCTTTGCCGATCGCCGAGGCCGACGAACTCCTAAACAA GTTCGTCTGCAAGAACAACGGAGTCCTGTTTGAGAATCAGCTTTTACAAATCGGCGTCAAGTCAGAATTCCGCCAGAACTTGG GACGGATGTACTTGTTTTATGGAAACAAAACGTCGGTGCAGTTCCAGAGCTTTACCCCGACTGTCTCCTGTCCGGAGGATCTGCAGAAT CAGCTCAACATCCAGACAAAGCCCGTCACTCCGGTCATAGAAGGAGGTGCTCAGGTCCAGCAAATGCTGAACATTGAATGCTTGGCCGACTTTGACGACTCCCCTCTCATCAACATTAAGTTCAG GTACGGAGGGACGTTACAAAATATCACCCTGAAGCTGCCCATCACCATGAACAAGTTCTTCCAGGCCACCGAGATGCCGTCGCAGGACTTCTTCCAGCGCTGGAAGCAGCTCAGTCT CCCCCAGCAAGAGGCACAGAAGATCTTCAAAGCCAACCACCCCATGGACTCTGAAGTGACGAAAGCTAAG CTGCTGGGCTTCGGCTCGGCCCTGCTAGACAAGGTGGATCCCAACCCAGATAATTATGTCGGAGCCGGGATCATCCAGACCAAGTCTGTCCAAGTGGGCTGCCTGTTGCGCCTAGAACCAAACATCCAAGCTCAG ATGTACCGGCTCACCCTGAGAACCAGCAAGGAAGCCGTTTCCAAACACTTGTGCGAGTTGTTATCGATGCAGTTTTAA
- the AP2A1 gene encoding AP-2 complex subunit alpha-1 isoform X3 produces the protein MPAVSKGDGMRGLAVFISDIRNCKSKEAEIKRINKELANIRSKFKGDKALDGYSKKKYVCKLLFIFLLGHDIDFGHMEAVNLLSSNKYTEKQIGYLFISVLVNSNSELIRLINNAIKNDLASRNPTFMCLALHCIANVGSREMAEAFASEIPRILVAGDTMDSVKQSAALCLLRLYKTSPDLVPMGEWTSRVVHLLNDQHMGVVTAAVSLITCLCRKNPDDFKTCVSLAVSRLSRIVSSASTDLQDYTYYFVPAPWLSVKLLRLLQCYPPPEDAAVKGRLVECLETILNKAQEPPKSKKVQHSNAKNAILFEAISLIIHYDSEPNLLVRACNQLGQFLQHRETNLRYLALESMCTLASSEFSHEAVKTHIETVINALKTERDVSVRQRAADLLYAMCDRTNAKQIVSEMLSYLETADYSIREEMVLKVAILAEKYAVDYSWYVDTILNLIRIAGDYVSEEVWYRVIQIVINRDDVQGYAAKTVFEALQAPACHENMVKVGGYILGEFGNLIAGDPRSSPLVQFNLLHSKFHLCSVSTRALLLSTYIKFINLFPETKTTIQDVLRSDSQIRNADVELQQRAVEYLKLSSIASTDVLATVLEEMPPFPERESSILAKLKKKKGPGAVSELDDTKKDQNAEVNGGVEPTASSASTPSPSADLLGLRSAPVTASAAPGSTNLLVDVFDTPPASVSVAPGAEDHFLRFVCKNNGVLFENQLLQIGVKSEFRQNLGRMYLFYGNKTSVQFQSFTPTVSCPEDLQNQLNIQTKPVTPVIEGGAQVQQMLNIECLADFDDSPLINIKFRYGGTLQNITLKLPITMNKFFQATEMPSQDFFQRWKQLSLPQQEAQKIFKANHPMDSEVTKAKLLGFGSALLDKVDPNPDNYVGAGIIQTKSVQVGCLLRLEPNIQAQMYRLTLRTSKEAVSKHLCELLSMQF, from the exons ATGCCGGCGGTGTCCAAAGGTGACGGGATGCGGGGACTGGCCGTGTTCATCTCCGACATCAGGAACT GTAAAAGTAAAGAAGCTGAAATTAAGAGAATCAACAAGGAGTTGGCCAACATACGGTCCAAGTTTAAGG GAGACAAAGCCCTGGACGGATACAGTAAAAAGAAGTATGTCTGCAAGCTCCTCTTCATCTTCCTCCTGGGCCACGACATCGACTTCGGACACATGGAAGCCGTGAACTTACTGAGTTCCAACAAGTACACGGAGAAGCAGATC GGCTACCTCTTCATATCCGTGCTGGTGAACTCCAACAGCGAACTCATTCGCCTCATCAACAACGCTATCAAAAACGACCTGGCGAGCCGGAACCCGACCTTCATGTGTCTGGCGCTGCACTGTATCGCCAACGTGGGCAGCCGAGAAATGGCCGAGGCCTTCGCGTCCGAGATCCCGAGGATACTAGTCGCCGG AGACACCATGGACAGCGTGAAGCAGAGCGCCGCTCTCTGCCTGCTCCGACTCTACAAGACGTCCCCTGATCTGGTGCCGATGGGGGAATGGACGTCCCGCGTGGTTCATCTGCTTAACGATCAGCACATG GGAGTGGTGACGGCCGCTGTCAGTCTCATCACCTGCCTCTGCAGGAAGAACCCCGATGACTTCAAGACCTGCGTGTCGCTGGCGGTCTCCAGGCTGAGCCGG ATTGTCTCATCAGCTTCCACAGACCTGCAGGATTACACGTATTATTTCGTCCCCGCTCCTTGGCTCTCTGTGAAGCTTCTTCGTCTGCTCCAGTGCTACCCCCCTCCAG AGGACGCTGCTGTGAAGGGCCGGCTAGTCGAATGTCTGGAGACCATCTTAAACAAAGCCCAGGAGCCCCCGAAATCAAAGAAGGTCCAACATTCCAACGCTAAGAATGCTATTCTTTTTGAAGCGATCAGCCTGATTATCCACTATGACAG CGAACCGAACCTGCTGGTCAGAGCCTGCAACCAGCTCGGCCAGTTCCTGCAGCACCGCGAGACCAACCTGCGCTACCTGGCCCTGGAGAGCATGTGCACGCTGGCCAGCTCCGAATTCTCCCACGAGGCCGTGAAGACGCACATTGAGACCGTCATCAATGCCCTAAAG ACGGAGCGAGACGTCAGCGTGAGGCAGCGGGCCGCGGATCTCCTTTACGCCATGTGCGACCGGACCAACGCCAAGCAGATCGTCTCGGAAATGCTCAGCTACCTGGAAACGGCCGACTATTCCATACGAGAGGAGATG GTTCTGAAAGTCGCCATCTTGGCCGAGAAATACGCCGTGGACTACAGCTGGTACGTAGACACCATTCTGAATCTGATCCGCATTGCCGGGGACTACGTAAGCGAAGAAGTCTGGTACCGGGTGATCCAGATCGTCATCAACCGGGACGATGTACAAGGTTACGCCGCGAAAACGGTCTTTGAG GCTTTGCAGGCCCCTGCGTGCCACGAAAACATGGTGAAGGTGGGGGGCTACATTTTGGGCGAGTTCGGCAACCTTATCGCAGGAGACCCCAGGTCAAG CCCCTTGGTACAGTTCAACCTGCTTCATTCCAAGTTCCATTTGTGCAGCGTGTCCACCAGGGCGCTCCTCCTCTCGACCTACATCAAGTTCATTAACCTCTTTCCCGAGACCAAGACGACCATCCAAGACGTTCTCCGCTCCGACAGCCAGATCAGGAACGCGGACGTCGAGCTGCAGCAGAGGGCGGTGGAATACCTGAAGCTCAGCTCCATCGCCAGCACGGATGTCCTG GCTACGGTCCTGGAGGAGATGCCTCCGTTCCCTGAGCGCGAGTCCTCCATCCTGGCCaagttgaagaagaagaagggacCGGGGGCGGTCAGCGAGCTCGACGACACAAAGAAAGATCAGAACGCTGAAGTCAACGGAGGGGTTGAGCCTACAGCCAGCTCCGCG TCCACACCTTCGCCGTCGGCGGACCTCCTCGGCCTGCGAAGCGCCCCCGTGACCGCGTCCGCCGCGCCCGGTTCCACTAACCTGCTGGTTGATGTATTTGACACCCCGCCTGCTTCCGTGTCTGTAGCCCCCGGTGCCGAGGATCACTTCCTAAG GTTCGTCTGCAAGAACAACGGAGTCCTGTTTGAGAATCAGCTTTTACAAATCGGCGTCAAGTCAGAATTCCGCCAGAACTTGG GACGGATGTACTTGTTTTATGGAAACAAAACGTCGGTGCAGTTCCAGAGCTTTACCCCGACTGTCTCCTGTCCGGAGGATCTGCAGAAT CAGCTCAACATCCAGACAAAGCCCGTCACTCCGGTCATAGAAGGAGGTGCTCAGGTCCAGCAAATGCTGAACATTGAATGCTTGGCCGACTTTGACGACTCCCCTCTCATCAACATTAAGTTCAG GTACGGAGGGACGTTACAAAATATCACCCTGAAGCTGCCCATCACCATGAACAAGTTCTTCCAGGCCACCGAGATGCCGTCGCAGGACTTCTTCCAGCGCTGGAAGCAGCTCAGTCT CCCCCAGCAAGAGGCACAGAAGATCTTCAAAGCCAACCACCCCATGGACTCTGAAGTGACGAAAGCTAAG CTGCTGGGCTTCGGCTCGGCCCTGCTAGACAAGGTGGATCCCAACCCAGATAATTATGTCGGAGCCGGGATCATCCAGACCAAGTCTGTCCAAGTGGGCTGCCTGTTGCGCCTAGAACCAAACATCCAAGCTCAG ATGTACCGGCTCACCCTGAGAACCAGCAAGGAAGCCGTTTCCAAACACTTGTGCGAGTTGTTATCGATGCAGTTTTAA